The Apium graveolens cultivar Ventura chromosome 6, ASM990537v1, whole genome shotgun sequence genome contains a region encoding:
- the LOC141668027 gene encoding ABC transporter B family member 15-like: MGNTNKKSGSIRSIFMHADTLDLLLMILGFLGAVGDGLSTPAMLFVTSKLMNNVGGTISSLPSDHDFTNNINQNALALCYLACAQWVASFLEGYCWTRTGERQASRLRTRYLKAVLRQDVVYFDLQVTSTAEVITSVSNDTLVIQDVISEKVPVFLMNASIFFGSYIAAFLMLWRLAIVGLPFAVLLIIPGLIYGRTLTGIARKMRVEYNKADAITEQAISSIRTVYSFVAEKRIVSDYLAALEGTVKLGLKQGLAKGLAVGSNGVVFAIWSFMSYYGSRMVMYNNAQGGTTLQVGSCIIVGGLSLGSGLSVIKYLSEAIAAGERIMEVINRVPKIDLENMDGKILDNISGEVEFRQVEFAYPSRPETIIFKDLNLNIPAGKMVALVGESGSGKSTVIALLQRFYDPIKGDILIDGVPIEKLQLKWLRSQMGLVSQEPALFATTIKENILFGKEDADIDEVTEAAKASNAHNFISQLPQGYNTQVGERGIQMSGGQKQRIAIARAMIKSPRILLLDEATSALDSESERVVQEALDKAAVGRTTIIIAHRLSTVRNADLIAVLQNGDIKEIGSHDHLSKDQNSVYTTLLRLQQTQKNHDCSPTPSKTTKISSPLTSNTNVTACLSTSANSVAREKENTSNAPVILNEQVLPVPSFKRLIAMNSPEWRQAVLGSLAAVMFGAIQPAYSYALASTLSVFFLGDHEHIKEKTRMYGLWFLGLAIFSVVVNIIQHYNFAAIGEYLTKRIRERMLSRILTFEIGWFDRDENSSGAICSRLAKDANMVRSLVGDRMALVIQTTSAVIIACTMGLVIAWRLAIVMIAVQPLIIVCYYFKRILLKSMSAKAIKSQEETSKLAGEAVSNLRTVTAFSSQARILKLVEKAQEGPSSESARRSWYAGIGLGTSQSLVLFTWALDFWYGGKLIADGHIDAKALFQTFIILVSTGRVIADAGSMTNDLAKGSDAVRSVFAVLDRESLIDPEDPEGHKVDGIAGNVELCDVHFAYPARPNTMIFRKFSINIEAGKSTALVGQSGSGKSTIIGLIQRFYDPLRGLVKIDGKDIRSYHLRSLRHHIALVSQEPTLFAGTIRRNIMYGTTDEKIDETEIIEAAKAANVHTFIAGLKDGYDTWCGDKGLQLSGGQKQRIAIARAILKNPAVLLLDEATSALDSQSENVVQVALERVMMGRTSIVVAHRLSTIQNCDTIAVLDKGKVVEKGTHSSLLTKGSAGAYYTLVSLQRTPNGGNTIK, from the exons ATGGGCAATACAAACAAGAAATCTGGGTCTATCCGGTCAATTTTCATGCATGCTGACACTTTAGATTTGTTATTGATGATTCTGGGTTTCCTTGGAGCTGTTGGTGACGGTCTCTCCACCCCTGCCATGTTATTTGTAACTAGCAAGCTTATGAATAATGTTGGCGGCACCATTTCCTCTCTACCCAGTGATCACGATTTTACTAATAATATCAAccag AATGCCTTGGCTTTGTGTTACTTGGCTTGTGCTCAATGGGTTGCATCATTTCTAG AGGGGTATTGCTGGACAAGAACAGGAGAAAGACAAGCTTCAAGATTGAGAACAAGATACTTGAAAGCAGTGTTAAGGCAAGATGTTGTCTACTTTGATCTGCAAGTTACAAGTACCGCAGAGGTCATCACTAGTGTTTCCAATGATACACTTGTCATTCAAGATGTTATCAGCGAAAAG GTTCCGGTTTTTTTAATGAACGCATCAATATTTTTTGGATCTTATATAGCAGCATTCTTGATGCTGTGGAGACTAGCAATTGTCGGGCTTCCGTTTGCAGTGTTATTGATCATCCCAGGTTTAATATACGGAAGAACCCTGACCGGGATAGCAAGAAAGATGAGAGTTGAATATAACAAAGCAGACGCAATAACAGAACAAGCAATCTCATCAATCAGAACAGTGTATTCATTTGTTGCAGAAAAAAGAATCGTATCGGATTACTTAGCAGCACTGGAGGGGACAGTAAAATTGGGACTGAAACAGGGGTTGGCTAAAGGTTTAGCTGTTGGAAGCAATGGGGTAGTTTTCGCAATATGGTCATTCATGTCATATTATGGAAGTCGAATGGTGATGTACAATAATGCCCAGGGAGGAACAACATTACAAGTTGGGTCTTGCATCATTGTCGGAGGATT ATCACTAGGCTCCGGTTTATCAGTGATAAAATACTTGTCTGAAGCAATTGCAGCTGGGGAAAGAATAATGGAAGTCATAAACAGAGTCCCCAAAATAGATTTAGAGAACATGGATGGCAAGATCCTAGATAACATTTCTGGTGAAGTGGAGTTCAGACAAGTTGAATTCGCGTATCCGTCAAGGCCAGAAACCATCATTTTCAAGGACCTGAACCTCAATATCCCAGCAGGTAAGATGGTGGCGCTGGTGGGTGAAAGTGGGTCTGGTAAATCAACGGTGATAGCTCTGTTACAAAGGTTTTATGACCCTATTAAAGGAGACATTTTGATTGATGGTGTACCAATTGAAAAGCTTCAGCTAAAATGGCTGAGATCGCAAATGGGACTGGTGAGTCAAGAGCCAGCACTCTTTGCCACCACAATAAAAGAAAATATCTTGTTCGGCAAGGAAGATGCTGACATAGACGAGGTTACTGAAGCTGCCAAGGCTTCTAATGCTCATAACTTCATTAGTCAGTTGCCCCAAGGTTATAACACCCAG GTTGGAGAGAGAGGTATTCAAATGTCGGGAGGGCAGAAACAGAGAATAGCCATAGCACGGGCAATGATCAAGTCCCCTCGTATACTACTCCTCGACGAAGCTACTAGCGCCCTCGACTCAGAATCCGAACGAGTAGTGCAAGAAGCACTCGACAAGGCAGCTGTTGGCCGAACTACAATCATCATAGCACACCGCCTCTCCACTGTTCGAAATGCTGACCTTATTGCCGTGCTACAAAATGGCGACATCAAAGAAATCGGATCACATGACCATCTAAGCAAAGACCAAAACAGTGTCTACACGACCTTACTCCGCCTCCAACAAACACAAAAGAATCATGATTGTTCACCAACCCCTTCAAAAACCACCAAAATCTCATCACCCTTAACGTCAAATACTAATGTAACTGCGTGTCTGTCCACTTCAGCCAACTCGGTGGCACGAGAAAAAGAAAATACCTCTAACGCCCCTGTAATACTGAATGAACAAGTTTTACCAGTACCTTCATTCAAGAGACTGATAGCTATGAACTCTCCTGAATGGAGACAAGCCGTGTTGGGAAGTTTAGCTGCAGTAATGTTTGGTGCCATTCAGCCTGCTTACTCTTATGCATTGGCTTCCACACTATCTGTATTTTTCCTTGGAGATCATGAGCACATAAAAGAGAAAACCAGGATGTATGGACTCTGGTTTCTTGGCTTGGCCATATTTTCGGTGGTGGTCAATATAATTCAGCACTACAATTTTGCGGCTATTGGAGAATACTTAACCAAGAGGATTAGAGAAAGAATGTTAAGCAGAATTCTCACATTCGAGATTGGATGGTTTGATCGAGACGAAAACTCTAGTGGTGCTATTTGTTCTCGGCTTGCCAAAGATGCCAACATG GTAAGATCTTTAGTGGGTGATCGAATGGCACTTGTAATCCAAACAACTTCAGCAGTTATAATAGCTTGTACGATGGGCTTAGTCATTGCCTGGAGGCTCGCAATTGTGATGATTGCCGTCCAGCCCCTCATCATTGTTTGCTATTATTTCAAGCGCATTCTGCTAAAAAGCATGTCCGCAAAGGCCATTAAGTCTCAAGAGGAAACTAGCAAGCTAGCAGGCGAGGCGGTCTCCAATCTTAGAACCGTCACAGCCTTTTCATCCCAAGCCCGAATCCTCAAATTGGTTGAAAAGGCTCAAGAGGGCCCGAGCAGTGAAAGTGCTCGACGATCATGGTATGCTGGTATTGGGCTTGGTACCTCCCAGAGTCTCGTGCTGTTCACTTGGGCTTTAGACTTTTGGTACGGTGGCAAACTTATTGCTGACGGTCACATTGATGCCAAGGCACTGTTTCAAACCTTTATAATCTTGGTAAGCACAGGCCGCGTAATAGCAGATGCTGGGAGTATGACCAATGATCTTGCGAAAGGTTCTGATGCAGTTCGGTCAGTTTTTGCTGTGTTGGATCGCGAATCCCTTATCGACCCCGAAGATCCAGAAGGCCACAAGGTCGACGGAATTGCAGGCAATGTTGAGTTATGTGATGTACATTTTGCGTACCCAGCTAGGCCCAATACGATGATCTTTAGAAAATTCTCGATCAACATAGAAGCAGGGAAATCAACAGCACTGGTGGGCCAAAGTGGATCGGGAAAATCAACTATAATTGGGCTAATTCAAAGATTTTATGACCCGCTTCGAGGTTTAGTGAAAATCGATGGAAAAGATATAAGGTCGTATCACCTTAGATCACTAAGGCATCACATTGCACTGGTTAGCCAAGAACCAACACTATTTGCTGGGACCATACGTAGAAATATCATGTACGGAACAACTGATGAAAAGATTGATGAAACTGAGATTATTGAAGCGGCCAAGGCAGCCAACGTGCACACTTTTATCGCGGGGCTTAAAGATGGATACGATACATGGTGCGGAGACAAAGGATTGCAATTATCTGGAGGTCAAAAGCAACGCATTGCTATAGCTCGAGCTATACTGAAAAATCCTGCGGTGTTGTTGTTGGACGAAGCAACAAGCGCACTTGATAGTCAATCCGAAAATGTGGTTCAAGTTGCACTAGAGCGCGTTATGATGGGAAGAACTAGCATTGTGGTGGCACATAGATTGAGTACGATACAAAATTGTGACACAATTGCAGTGCTAGACAAAGGGAAAGTGGTAGAGAAAGGGACACATTCTTCACTGCTAACAAAAGGATCTGCAGGAGCTTATTATACATTAGTAAGCCTGCAACGAACACCCAATGGTGGCAACACCATCAAGTGA